The Rhodoferax ferrireducens T118 DNA segment TGGCTAGTCGGGCCTATGCAGGCTGAAGAACCGGCTTCGCTCCCACCAGAAACACGTTCGTCAGTCGGCAACGCGACAGAACCGCCGCTCGCTTGCCTAACCGGTACGTCAGGCAACGTGCGAAGCTGTCATTGACGCACCTCATGCGTGACGCCGATCATCTGCGTCGTTAACAAAATTTGGTCGCATATTGCTCACGGTTCCCATTATTGTGTTTCGTATCAGGCCATCGAAATGGATCATCGCACGTTAAAGGCCCATCATTTAATCCGTAGCTCGAGAGTTCGAATCTCTCAGTTCCCACCACTTGACCCTGTCAGACATAGAAAGCCTGCTACATAATTATTAGCGGGCCACTTTGTTTGTGGCGTCATGTAGCCACCAGCCAAAACACAGCCCACGCCCGCCTCAATCTTGTGGGGGACTTCACCAGAGCAACCCCTGGGCGCATTTGTATCCTTCCAGCATGCAGGCTATAGTGCAGGCGCTGACACTGTTACGTTCATTCAACCCTGTAACCTGACCATCAACCCGCTTCCTCATGAAGCTAAAACTGTCAGTGGAAACAGGTCAAAGCCAGGTCTACGCATGATGAGAAGGAGTCCTTATGCTCAGACGTTCACTACGCTTCACGCACCTTGCGGCAATTGTTCTCGGTTCGGTGCTCGTTCTTTTGCTTGGTCTGCTCGGTCTGCGCTGGGGCCAAGCCCAGGCGCAGGGCGTCATGTCCGCCCCGGCTTGCCAGTGCTCGGCTCCGACCTCCATTGCCAGCATGTCGACCCAAGTCGTTCACTGCCTCTGTGGCGGCATGTCCTGTGTCGTGAGTGAGCACAGCGGGCAAGGCAAGAACTCAAACCTCATGCAATGCGTCAAGTAGGCATCGACCCGATCAGCTAACACCTGCCTCCTCCTCGGGCGGCATCCATCATCGGACCGGCGTTCGCATGTACTTTCGTTTTGCAGCTGACGGCGTTCTGCTGTTCCACTTGTCATTCATCTTGTTCGCGCTTTTCGGTGGGGCACTCGCCGCGCGCTGGCGCTGGATGCCACTTGTTCATCTTCCCGTGGCTGCTTGGGCGTTCTTCATAGAGCTCACGGGTCGCATCTGCCCCCTCACCTATCTCGAGAACGACCTTCGTGTCCGGGCCGGTCAATCAGGCTACGCGGAAAGCTTCATCGAGCACTATCTCCTCGACGTCATTTATCCTTCAGGCCTGACCCGCGAGGTTCAGTTCGTGCTTGCTACCACTGTCGTCGTGGTCAACATCGCCATCTATGTTTGGCTTGTCATTCACCGGCGTACCTGACATAGAAACGCCGAAGCTCGCGACCACGCGATGAACGATCAGTGCGTGTCATCCATCAAAATGGAAAAATCCCGTCGCGCTGCTCGCATTCGGGCGGTTTGCCGTAACCGGCGGAGCGCACCTGCTGTTGCAGCGACAGCTCCACCTGGAACCAGTCGCAAAATGGATTTTCGTAACGGTAGCTCCACACCACGCCGCGGGCACGCGCGAGGCCCTGCACCTCGCTGGGCCGACCCAGCAGCTGACGTACTTCGTCCTGCGCCATGCCGGGCAGAATGCGGTTGAAGTTCTGCTCGGTCAGCACCTGCTCGGCGCGGATGGCCCGGCCGGCGGCGTCGAAATAGACAAACCAAGTATGCTGACCATAAGGTCCGCGCGGGAATTCCAGTCGAGTGCCTGCGTCCACCCGGCGCTCCATGTCGGGCGGCCCCATCAGCGCCACCAGCTCATCCCGGCTCATTCCGACCAGCGTGCGGGGCGGCGCATAGCTGCTGCAGGCCGGCAGCAACAGTGACAAGCACAGCAAAAGCCAGTTCCAGGGTGACGAACAATGACGCATCATGGGTTCTCCTGATCAAGGCCCGCCTGTGGCGGCGCAGTATGGAATTTTAATTGACATCGGCGGCCGACGTCGGAGCTAGCCCGGCTCCCAGTCGAAGAAGCCATCGGCCACTTCGCCACGGTACTGTCTCAGGCATCAAGCTCCGGGTAGCGCCGGAAGATGCCGTCCTCGTTGAACGCAATGCGGCGTTCGCTGCGCAGGTATGCCGACACGCGGGCCTGCTGTGCAACGCGCTCGTGCAGCGCCAGCACCAACGGGGTCTTCTTCAAGGCGCGCTTCGTCGCCTTGGGGAACGCATAGAGCAGACCCGCCACCAGCTGGAATAGCGACAGGTCGGCATAGCTCAGGCGCGCACCCACCAGATGCCGGTCGCCTTTGGGATTGCGCGCCAGCACAGCCTCCAGCCAGCCGAGAAATTTGGGAATGCGTTGGGTGCGAAATTCTTTCGCGGCCCGGGCCGCTTCCATCTTCTGCTCTTCGTAATACAGGCCAGCGCCTACCGGATGGTGCGTGTTGTGCGCCTCGTCCACGGCGTCGGCGATGGTGAGCTGGATCTGATGCGTCCACAGGCGGTCGGCCTCGCTGGCGCCCACCAGCTTGAGGCGCGGCCCCAGATACAGCAGGATGGCGGCGGTCTGCCCGATCACCTGCTTGCCATCCACCAGCACCGGGCAGGCAAATGGCGGTCGTGCGACGGACTCGTCCTGCAGGTAGTGGAACAAGGCCGGCAGGCCCTGCCCGCTGGCAGCATCGCCGCGCGCGACATCGACATACGGTGCGCCGGCAGCTTCAAGCGCCAGACGGACAAATTCGCCGCGGCCCTGGATGCTGGGCCAGTAGTGGAGTTGGTAAGACATGGCGTTGTTGAATCAATAAAATTTGCTCAAAGTGTCTGACAGTTGACTTCAATGTACCGCAGTTGCCGGATGCGGCTGATCACCACCGGACCGCCCAGGCAGCTTGCTACGCTCTGGCATCGCGCAAGGTCGCCACCAAAAGCCCCAGGCCCAAAACGCCAACCACCGCGGCCGCCATGCGATTGGCCAGGCCGCGCACGCGCGAGTAACCCGAACGCACCTGCGCGCGCGAGAACAGGTAGGCCAGCAGGATATGCCAGCTCAGTGCGTTGGTCACGATCATGGCCACCGCCGCCATTTGCAGGAGCGGGCTGGGTGCTGCAGGAAACGAAGCCGCAAACACGCTGCCGAAGAACAGCGCGGACTTTGGGTTGGTGATGTTGGTCAAAAATCCAAGGCGAAATGCGGCGCGGCGAGACACCGATGCACGGCTTTCGATGAGCGCCGCAGCGCCGGAGCGCCACAAGCGACCAGCCACCACCAGCAGGTAGACGCCGCCGGCAATCTGCAAGGCCAGGCGCAAACCCGGGAAAGCCTGAAAGAGGGCGTGCACACCCAGCACCGCACTGCTGGCCCAAACGAACGCGCCCAACGTCACGCCCAAGGCCGCAAACACCGCACTTTGGGCACGGTCACTGGCCGCCAGCTGCGACACCAGCAAAACATTGGCGCCCGGTGTGGCCAGGGCAGCGACGTGGAGAATCCAGATGGTGATGAGGGTCGTGAGCATTTCCATGTCCTGAAGCAAGATCGATTGTGCCGCATGACAGGCAACCAATGATTCAAACGAATTTGACCTGTGGCCCCCGTGAAATATGCGCATGAAGCTACTGTATTTATAGCATTGACACGCCTGCCGCGCATCCACCGCGCGTCAGACAGACCCGACCCGTTGAAGTGTGTCCGCTCAGTCGGCAGCATGCGCCGCTTGGTCAAAACGCGAGGAGGCAGATGAGACAAAACTCATCTGCCTTCTCGCGGTTCATTTGACGGCCCGACTACTCAACAGAACAGAGCGAGCTTGCGCTTCAAGGCACTTTCAACCTGAAACTCAATGCAGTTCTTGCAGTGGCGCGGGACGCCATTTCGCCAGCCGGTTCTCAACCTGCGTCATGGCATATTCAGCAGCGAGGGCCACGACCATGATGATCACGATGGCGGCATACATGCCGGCCGCGTCAAACGAACCTTTGGCCACATTGATGAGCAAACCAATGCCATAGCGGGCACCGACAAATTCACCCACGATGGCGCCCACAATGGCGAAGCCAAAACTCACATGCAGGGAGGCAAAGATCCAGCTCATGGCGGACGGAATCACCACCGAACGGGTGAGCTGCCAACCCCTGGCACCCAGGATCTGGGCATTGGCAAGCAGATTGCGGTCCGCCTCCACCACGCCCTGGAAGGCGTTGGAAAACACCACAAAGAACACCATGACAAAGGACAAGGCCACTTTGGAGGTCAGGCCCAAGCCAAAGATCATGATGAAAATCGGCGCCAGCACCACCCGCGGCACGGAGTTGATGACCTTGATGTAGATCGAGAACACATCGGCCAGCATCCGGTTGCGTCCCAAGGCAATGCCAGCCACGATGCCGGCGACGGAACCGGAGAAGAAGCCAAGTAGCGATTCTTCCATGGTGACCCAGAGGTGGTACCACAAGGGGCCTTCAGACGTGCCGTCCACGACCCATTCAACCAGGCGCATGACGATAGCCGATGGGCTGGAGAAAAAGAAGGGATCCAATAACTTGAACTTGACAGCCAATTCCCAGCCGCCAAGAAAGAAGACGAGGATGAAGTAGCGCCAAAAATAAACAGCGGATTTGCGCTGGCGAGCCGCCTTGGCAGCCTTGGCTTCAATTTCTGCGTCAGAGGTGCCGGGCTGAAAAATGGCGCCGGCGGCAATAGTTGCAATAGATGCATTAGTCATGTTGTTTCCTTAGGCCACCAAGGCCTCTTCACGGGCAGCACCACGCTGAACTTCGTCGCGCAGGTCCTCCCAAATGGTGCGAGAAATGTCGATAAAGCGTTTGTCGTAGCGGATTTCACTCACGATGCGGGGACGAGGGAGGTCAACGGCGTACACCGATTTGACCGTCGCAGGTCCCGCAGTGAGCACATAGACCTTGTCGGCCAGGGCAACGGCCTCTTCAAGGTCGTGTGTGACAAAAACCACGGAAGCCTTGGCCTGCGACCACAGGCGGAGAAGCTCCTCATGCATCAAGGCGCGGGTCTGCACGTCCAGCGCTGAAAACGGCTCATCCATCAACAAAATTTGCGGTTCATTGATGAAGGTCTGTGCCAACGACACGCGTTTTCGCATACCGCCGGAAAGCTGATGGGGATACTTTGATTCGTGACCAGAAAGATTCACACGCGCCAGCCACTCACGCGCTTTGGCGTAGGCCTGCTCTTGGGGCATACCGCGAAACAGCGGTCCCGCCACCACGTTGTCAATCACACTTCGCCACGGAAAGAGCGCATCCGTCTGGAAAGCAAATCCGATGCGTGGATGAATGCCCGTGACCGGGGCGCCCATCACCCGAACCTCCCCTGCCGAGGGCTTGGCCAGACCGGTGACAAGGTTCAAGGTGGTGGATTTTCCGCAGCCGGTCGGGCCGACCACCGCGACGAATTCGCCACGTGCAACGGACATGTTGAAGTCCCGCAGGGCGGTCATGGACTTGCCGTCCGGGGTAAGAAAACGGCGACTGACGTTGATTAACTCAATCGCCGGGCTGTCGTTGTGATCAGTCATTGCTTGCTCCAGCTTACTTGGCGTTCTTCACGAACTCGGTGGTGTAGGTCTTCGACAAATCTACTGTCTTGCCTTTGACGTTCTTCGAGAACGCAGACAACACGGAGAGAACCGTTTCGGGACCTCCCGCTGGCATCACGCCATCGGCGGTGAACATCGCCTTGCCGTCCGCCAAAGCTTTGATATAGCCCTCCTTATCACCCGCATAGAAATCCTTGGGCATCTTGTCGGCAATCTCGGCAGCGCTGTGCGTGTTGATGTATTTCAGTGTCTTGACAAACGCGTTGGCCAGCTTCTGGACCGTCGGCTTGTTCTTCTCGACCCAATCGGTGGGCATGTACAGCGAGGCCGCAGGGTAGGTTCCACCAAGCGCCTGTTTGGTCTTCTCTATGGATCGCATATCCACCAGAACGCGTGCCTCGCCGGTCTTGAGCAGGCGCGAGATGGTGGGCTCGGTGGTCATGCCGGCCTGAATCTTGTCCTGCGTCATCGCTGCGATGAAGGTCGTTCCAGCGCCCACGGGAATGGTCGAAAATTCGCCCAGTGGAACACCAGCCTTGACCATCAGGTATTGCGACAGGAAATTGGTGGAAGAGCCCAAGCCGGTGACGCCCAGGCTTTTGCCGCGCAAGTCAGCCACCGACTTGATTTCAGGGTGCT contains these protein-coding regions:
- a CDS encoding glutathione S-transferase family protein, with amino-acid sequence MSYQLHYWPSIQGRGEFVRLALEAAGAPYVDVARGDAASGQGLPALFHYLQDESVARPPFACPVLVDGKQVIGQTAAILLYLGPRLKLVGASEADRLWTHQIQLTIADAVDEAHNTHHPVGAGLYYEEQKMEAARAAKEFRTQRIPKFLGWLEAVLARNPKGDRHLVGARLSYADLSLFQLVAGLLYAFPKATKRALKKTPLVLALHERVAQQARVSAYLRSERRIAFNEDGIFRRYPELDA
- a CDS encoding DUF2784 domain-containing protein, producing the protein MYFRFAADGVLLFHLSFILFALFGGALAARWRWMPLVHLPVAAWAFFIELTGRICPLTYLENDLRVRAGQSGYAESFIEHYLLDVIYPSGLTREVQFVLATTVVVVNIAIYVWLVIHRRT
- a CDS encoding ABC transporter ATP-binding protein, yielding MTDHNDSPAIELINVSRRFLTPDGKSMTALRDFNMSVARGEFVAVVGPTGCGKSTTLNLVTGLAKPSAGEVRVMGAPVTGIHPRIGFAFQTDALFPWRSVIDNVVAGPLFRGMPQEQAYAKAREWLARVNLSGHESKYPHQLSGGMRKRVSLAQTFINEPQILLMDEPFSALDVQTRALMHEELLRLWSQAKASVVFVTHDLEEAVALADKVYVLTAGPATVKSVYAVDLPRPRIVSEIRYDKRFIDISRTIWEDLRDEVQRGAAREEALVA
- a CDS encoding outer membrane protein assembly factor BamE, yielding MMRHCSSPWNWLLLCLSLLLPACSSYAPPRTLVGMSRDELVALMGPPDMERRVDAGTRLEFPRGPYGQHTWFVYFDAAGRAIRAEQVLTEQNFNRILPGMAQDEVRQLLGRPSEVQGLARARGVVWSYRYENPFCDWFQVELSLQQQVRSAGYGKPPECEQRDGIFPF
- a CDS encoding ABC transporter substrate-binding protein; translated protein: MKSKFNPNRLFQAIGLASIVLVSSSAMAADKVTIMVGGYEKHIYLPAKLAEGLGYFKAEGLDVELLNEGSGVDAENEMLAGAVQGVVGFYDHCVDLQTKGKYVESVVQFSQAPGEVELVSTKHPEIKSVADLRGKSLGVTGLGSSTNFLSQYLMVKAGVPLGEFSTIPVGAGTTFIAAMTQDKIQAGMTTEPTISRLLKTGEARVLVDMRSIEKTKQALGGTYPAASLYMPTDWVEKNKPTVQKLANAFVKTLKYINTHSAAEIADKMPKDFYAGDKEGYIKALADGKAMFTADGVMPAGGPETVLSVLSAFSKNVKGKTVDLSKTYTTEFVKNAK
- a CDS encoding LysE family translocator, with the protein product MLTTLITIWILHVAALATPGANVLLVSQLAASDRAQSAVFAALGVTLGAFVWASSAVLGVHALFQAFPGLRLALQIAGGVYLLVVAGRLWRSGAAALIESRASVSRRAAFRLGFLTNITNPKSALFFGSVFAASFPAAPSPLLQMAAVAMIVTNALSWHILLAYLFSRAQVRSGYSRVRGLANRMAAAVVGVLGLGLLVATLRDARA
- a CDS encoding ABC transporter permease, whose translation is MTNASIATIAAGAIFQPGTSDAEIEAKAAKAARQRKSAVYFWRYFILVFFLGGWELAVKFKLLDPFFFSSPSAIVMRLVEWVVDGTSEGPLWYHLWVTMEESLLGFFSGSVAGIVAGIALGRNRMLADVFSIYIKVINSVPRVVLAPIFIMIFGLGLTSKVALSFVMVFFVVFSNAFQGVVEADRNLLANAQILGARGWQLTRSVVIPSAMSWIFASLHVSFGFAIVGAIVGEFVGARYGIGLLINVAKGSFDAAGMYAAIVIIMVVALAAEYAMTQVENRLAKWRPAPLQELH